CACGAGGTAACGCATCATGTAATGTAAGTGCTTCGTTGCCCATTTCTGGTGCATCGCGCTCAAGTTGATGGCGCATTAAGGTTACCCACCAAGGGGCGAAGTGATCGTCTTTATCTGTAATATAGTCGGTAATTTCTGCCTGAAAACCTTTATCACCTTTATTCAGTGGATGACGACGCATGACCGCAACAGCCCAATCTTGATCGACAAAACTATGGGTTAAGCTTTGAGCTGGTCGGCAAGGAATAGCATCTTTTAGTAGAGGATGGTCTGGTATTATCCACAGACGGTTATCACCTTCTTTTCTCTGAATACGGCCGACAAAACGAGTTAAAAAGGGTTCAACTAATTCTTCAGGTTCAACTGATTCTTTGTCGTTATTGGTATGAACAGCAGCAATAACACGGTCGCCGTGCATCACTTTTTTCATTTGCGGAGGGGGAATAAAATAGCTTTTCTGACCATCAACTTCAAGGAAGCCAAAGCCTTTATCTGTTCCCTTTACAAGGCCTTCCACGCGCGGTGTTTGGGCATGGAGTTGCTGTTTTAGCTGTGCAAGCAGCGGATTGTCTTGAAACATATTTTTCCGGAAAGTCGGCAGTTTTAATAATAAAAGTGGGCAATAGTTTTATTCGATTGTGCGTAGCGACGCAAGTAATATTGCATCAGAAAAACAGACAAATCGGCAAATTTTTATTCAGGATCTGTTTTTTCTTTAAATTCACACAGATCTTCAATAATACAAGAGCCACACCGTGGTTTTCGTGCAATACAGGTATAACGACCATGAAGAATAAGCCAGTGATGGCAATCAACTTTAAATTCTGCCGGAACAACCTTTAAGAGTTTTAGCTCAACTTCATTGACATTCTTGCCGGGGGCAAAGCCTGTACGATTACTCACTCTAAAGATATGTGTATCGACAGCAATTGTTGGCCAGCCAAATGCGGTATTTAAAACAACATTTGCAGTTTTGCGACCAACGCCTGGCAAAGCTTCAAGGGCTTCTCTGTTTTCAGGAACCTCACTGTGATGTTTATCCACCAAAATTTGACAGGTCTTAATCACATTTTCAGCTTTGGTATTATAAAGGCCAATGGTTTTAATGTATTTCTTAAGTCCATCCACCCCTAAATTCAGGATAGCTTGTGGTGTGTTGGCAACTGGATAAAGCTTAGCGGTTGCCTTATTGACACTCACATCGGTCGCTTGTGCAGAGAGTAACACGGAGATCAATAGTTCAAACGGAGAGTCAAATTTTAGCTCTGTCGTAGGTTGCGGATTGTTATCACGCAACCGAGTTAGAATTTCAATACGTTTTGCTTGATTCATTATGCTCACAAATTAATTTTTAACGATATGACTACCACAGCCTTGCTCTTTTTCATAAGTTTTCATTGTCGAAGCGCTGCGCTTTTTCTGTCTTTCATCGATAAGGTATTTTCCCGCTAACATAAAGCCTAAACCGATAAAAGCACCTGGTGGTAAAATGGCAAGTAAGAAGGGTGAATCTAAATGAACTATTTCGATTCTTAATACTTGAGCCCATTCACCTAACAGTAAATCTGCACCGTCAAATAATGTTCCGTTACCTAAAATTTCACGGATCGCGCCTAACACAAAGAGTGCGGCTGTTGCCCCTAATCCCATTGCTAACCCATCAATGGCAGAAGGAAAGACTTCATTTTTAGCAGCGAAGGCTTCAGCACGGCCAATAACAATACAGTTGGTGACTATTAATGGAATAAAGATCCCCAACGATTGGTATAAACCATAGGCGTATGCGTTAATCAGTAATTGCACAGCACTGACGACAGACGCGATTATCATAACATAAATTGGGATACGAATTTCAGAAGGAACCCAACGACGTAAACTTGAAACCGCCACATTGGTGCAAAATAGCACTAATGTTGTCGCAAGTCCTAAGCCTAGCGCATTAGTTGCTGTAGAAGAAACCGCAAGTAAAGGGCATAGACCAAGTAATTGCACTAGAGCTGAGTTGTTTGTCCATAACCCTTGAGCAAAGAGCGTTTTAATGGAGTTCATATTAATTCGCCTCACAGACAGAGAGAGTTTCTAACTTCTCTGGTAATGATTGTATTAGCCATGCTGTGCGTTTTGATGAGTTAACGACAGCACGGGGGGTGATCGTCGCACCTGTAAATTGATCAAAATCGCCACCATCTTTTTTTACTGCCCAATGTGGATCGTTTTCACTGGAAATGAATTTATGGCTCAGTGTTGTGATCCAATCGGAGATGCGTGTTTCAATTTTATCACCCAGACCAGGAGTTTCGTTATGTGCAGTTACACGAACACCTAATACGTTACCTTTAAAGTCAGCACCAACAAGAAGTTCAATTGCACCTGAATAGCCATCTGGTGCGGTAGATTCTAAGGCTGCTGCAACGGGTTTACCTTCAAAACGCGCTACATAAAGTTTATGAGGTTTTGAATTCCCCAATTCAGGTGCCGTAAGTAGATAACAATCTTTAGAAAGTTCATTGTCATACATTGTTTGAGGGATCACCTGATCCAACAATCTTTGTTTTTCTATAGCCACTTGCTCTGCAATGGTGTCTGCGGTTAAGTGGTATACCACAGCGGTTAAACCTGTTGTACAAGCCGCAAAGACAGCTAATGTTAGCCCATGACGTTTTAAGATCTCGATCATCATTTTCTCCTTGGCACATTAATGCCCATAAACACGAGGGCGTGTATAGCTATCGATTAAAGGTACGGCGATATTGGCAAGCAATACTGAGAAAGCAACAGCGTCTGGATATCCACCATAAACACGGATAATCCATACTAATAAGCCTATCATGCCTGCATAAATTAAACGGCCTTTAGGGGTTGTAGAGGCACTTACAGGATCTGTCGCTATAAAGAAAGCTCCTAACATTGTTGCCCCTGAGAAAATTTGTAATAAGGGTTGTGAGTAACGAGTAGGATCGATACCCCAACTAATAACAGAACATAAGGCTAACATTGAGATCATTGCAACAGGGATATGCCAGCTAATAATGCGTTTATAGAGCAGAACTAATCCACCAACTAAATAAGCTACATTCACCCATTGCCATCCAATACCGGCAAATTCACCTTGTAAAATAGGTGTTGCTAACACTTCATCAATAGAATGAGTTAGTAATCCAGTTTTAAAACTATCAAGAGGTGTAGCTTGTGTAATGCCATCAACAGAGCGTCTTAAATCTTCAAGTGTTAAACCTGATGATGTATGACCTGTAAAGAAGATACTTAAACTATCCATGACATTGTAAGAGACAGCTTGTAGTTCAACAGGAGGCATCCACGATGTCATTTGTACTGGGAATGAAATTAGTAAAACCACATAACCTACCATTGCGGGGTTAAATGGATTTTGCCCTAAACCACCATAAATATGTTTTGCGATAACGACAGCAACAAAGGTACCTAAGACAATGATCCACCATGGTGCCAAAGGCGGAATACTAATTGCTAGTAATACACCAGTAAGCAGTGCGGAGTTATCTTTAAGGTAAAGTAATGGATCTTCTTTTTTGAGTTTTACGCACACAGTTTCAGCCACAAGCGCAACGATAATGGCTAATATAATTTGGTAAATAGTGCCTAAACCAAAAAAATAGATCTGACTGATGATCCCCGGTAGTGCCGCTAATGTTACCCATAGCATAACTTGGCTGGTGGATTGCTGATTATGCGTAAAAGGGGAACTCGCAATTTTTAATTTACTGTTGTTATTTTGTATCGGTCTAAATTTCATCTGTGATTAGTCCAAGGTAACTTCTTCTTTAGCTCGACGTTGTTCGGCTTCTTTTTTCGCTTTTACTCTGGCAATAGCCGCCGCGACAGCAGCTTTGCGCGGATCGACTTCTTCGGCTTCAGCGCTTTCAACAGAGGCTTCAACTGTTGTTTCTGCTTGAGTTTGTTGAGCTTCTTTTTTCGCTTTTACTCTGGCAATAGCCGCCGCGACAGCGGCTTTGCGCGGATCGACTTCTTCGGCTTCAGCGCTTTCAACAGAGGCTTCAACTGTTGTTTCTGCTTGAGTTTGTTGAGCTTCTTTTTTCGCTTTTACTCTGGCAATAGCCGCCGCGACAGCGGCTTTGCGCGGATCGACTTCTTCGGCTTCAGCGCTTTCAACAGAGGCTTCAACTGTTGTTTCTGCTTGAGTTTGTTGAGCTTCTTTTTTCGCTTTTACTCTGGCAATAGCCGCCGCGACAGCGGCTTTGCGCGGATCGACTTCTTCGGCTTCAGCGCTTTCAACAGAGGCTTCAACTGTTGTTTCTGCTTGAGTTTGTTGAGCTTCTTTTTTGGCTTTTACTCTGGCAATAGCCGCCGCGACAGCAGCTTTGCGCGGATCGACTTCTTCGGCTTCAGCGCTTTCAACAGAGGATTCAACCGTTGTTGTTGCTTGAGAAGCTTGCTGTGCTTTTTTGGCTTTTACACGAGCCAATGCCGCCGCAACAGCAGCTTTGCGCGGATCGGCTTCTTCGGCTTCAGCGCTTTCAACAGAGGCTTCAACTGTTGTTTCTGCTTGAGTTTGTTGAGCTTCTTTTTTCGCTTTTACTCTGGCAATAGCCGCCGCGACAGCAGCTTTGCGCGGATCGACTTCTTCGGCTTCAGCGCTTTCAACAGAGGCTTCAACCGTTGTTGTTGCTTGAGAAGCTTGCTGTGCTTTTTTGGCTTTTACACGAGCTAATGCCGCGGCAACAGCAGCTTTGCGCGGATCGACTTCTTCGGCTTCAGCGCTTTCAACAGAGGATTCAACCGTTGTTGTTGCTTGAGAGGCTTGCTGTGCTTTTTTGGCTTTTACACGAGCCAATGCCGCGGCAACAGCAGCTTTGCGCGGATCGACTTCTTCGGCTTCAGCGCTTTCAACCGTTGTTGTTGCTTGAGAGGCTTGCTGTGCTTTTTTGGCTTTTACACGAGCCAATGCCGCCGCGACAGCAGCTTTGCGTGGATCAGCGTCTTCGTTGTCACTTACTATATTATCATTTGAGGTTTCTAATGCTTTTTGCTGTGCTAATTTAGCTGCTTGTTTTGCTCTGACTTCTTCTTTTCGTTTTCTACGTGCGGCGATAGCGGCTGCGTTATCTGGCTCTTCACCTGCTTTCACAGAAATAATTTTACCGATATTCTGTTTTTCTTTTACACGAGAGAGCGCAGATTGAACTTCATTATGTTCATTATCATCAAGTTTAACTGCAGCACGTTGATGCCTTGCTTCACGTTCAAGTTTCTCACGCTCCATACGTAATTTTTTTGCTTCAAAACGCGCTTTAGCTTCAGCGGCACGTTTGACTTCTGCATCAATTTCACGTATTTCAGCCTTTTCTTGGCGATAGTATTGAACTAGCGGAATATTACTTGGGCAAACAAATGCACAAGCACCACATTCAATACAATCAAATAAATTATGTTGTTGTGCCTTCTCATGCTCTTTACCTTTACTAAACCAGTAAAGTTGTTGAGGTAATAAACCACTAGGGCAGGCATCTACACAATGACCACAGCGGATACATGCCTCTTCAAGGTTATCTGTATCCATTTCTTCAACAGAAGGGATTAGTAGGCAGTTAGTTATCTTGACTACTGGGGCATTTAAGTCAGGTAAGGTAAAGCCCATTAATGGGCCCCCCATAATCACCATTTGTTCAGAGCCTGCAACAAAACCAGCTTGTTTCAACAATGAATAAATAGGGGTGCCTAAACGCACCCAGAAGTTACCGGGTGTTTTGGCTCCATTGCCAGTGACCGTGACAACACGTTCAATTAAAGGCTCATCATCAATAATGGCACGTTTGATGGCAACAACAGTACCGACGTTTTGCATCAAAACACCAATATCAGATGAACGACCACCTGATGGCACTTCTTTACCTGTTAATATTTTGGTCAGTTGTTTAGCACCGCCAGAGGGATATTTTGTGGGAATGACACGAATAAAAATTCGTTTCTCATCAGGTACGGCATTTAATGCTAGTTTCAATGCTTCAATAGCTTCAGGTTTGTTATCTTCAATACCAATTAACACTTCATCAGGACAGAGAAGGTGAATTAATACCTGACAACCAGCAATCACTTCATCAGCATGCTCTTGCATTAAGCGATCATCCGCCGTGATATAAGGTTCACATTCTGCTGCATTGACAATCAGTGTGTTAACTAAATCACCACCGCCTTTTAATTTTGAAGCTGTTGGGAATCCAGCGCCCCCTAATCCAGCAATACCCGCTTCATGGATACGAGCGAGTAAAGTCTCTTTGCTTTGTGATTGGTAATCAGTAAGAGGGAACTGTTCACGCCATTCATCTTTACCGTCAGATTGAATTCTTACGGCAATTTCAGGTAACCCTGAAGGGTGAGCGCTTGGAAAAGGCTCTATAGCAGTGACAATACCAGAGATAGACGCATGAACAGGGAGTGTTCTGCCAACACCTTTAGTCAAAGGTTGGCCTTTTAAAACATGTTCACCCACGCTAACACAAAGTTGGCCTGGTACACCTAAGTGTTGATGAATTGGGACAATCACTTCATCAGGCAATTGTGCTATACGCATTGGTGTGCGACTTGACTGTAATTTCATTTCAGGAGGATGAATACCGCCTTTAAAATCCCAGATTTTATCTTTTTTAAATAACGAAAAGAGATTAAACATGAGCATTATCCTCCGTCTTTAATGACGGTTCATCTTCAGGTGTTTCTTCAGGCTCTGCTGGAATATTCTTAACAGGGATAGTATTTAAATCCCATTTCCAATTTGAGGTTGTTACTTTGACTGGTACTAAGGTAATGCAGTCAGTAGGACAAGGTGGAACGCATAAGTCACATCCAGTACATAAGTCTTCAATAACTGTATGCATTGCGCGCGTTGCACCTACAATGGCATCAACAGGACAAGCTTGAATACACTTAGTACACCCAATACAATTATCTTCATCAATTAAGGCGACTTTTCTAACGGGATTTAATGCTTCTTCGTCACCATCAAGCGGTTGAGGTTCAACACCCATTAATTCTGCGATTTTTAACATCACTTGTTCGCCACCCGGCGCACAACGGTTAATCATCTCACCATTGTTTGCAACCGCGTCGGCATAAGGGCGACAACCAGGATGCCCACATTGCCCACATTGACTTTGTGGCAAAATAGCATCTATTTTTTCAACAATAGGATCTTCCTCCACTTTAAAGCGACGCGCGGAATAGCCTAAAATTAGCCCAAAGATAAGACCTAGCGCACCAAGCACGCCAATTGCTATCCATAAAGAATTCATTACAGTTTCACCAAACCACTAAAACCCATAAAGGCGAGAGACATTAAACCTGCGGTAATTAAACCAATTGATGCACCTTTAAATGGAGCAGGGACATTTGCCACTGCTAATCTTTCTCTAATAGCGGCAAATAATACCATCACAAGAGAAAAACCTATTGCTGCACCAAAACCATAAACAGCTGACTGCATAAACGTGTGTGCTTGATTGATATTTAATAACGCAACGCCTAAGACAGCACAGTTTGTGGTAATTAAAGGTAAGAAGATCCCCAACAAACGATAGAGTGTCGGGCTTGTTTTTCTCACAACCATTTCAGTGAATTGTACAACTACTGCAATAACTAAAATAAAGCTCAGTGTGCGTAAATAAAGTAAGTCCAAAGGAACTAAAATAAAGTTATCCATCAGCCATGAACTAATAGAGGCAAGAGTCATAACAAAGGTCGTCGCAAATCCCATACCGATCGCGGTTTCTAATTTTTTTGATACACCCATAAATGGGCATAAACCTAGGAATTTGACGAGTACAAAGTTATTCACCAATACGGTGCCGACGAATAGAAGCAAGTAATCAGTCATTGTTATGCCAAAATTGTTAAACAGAGAAACAAAAAGCCTCCTGAAATAAAGAGGCTAAACAAGCGTATATAATATCAAGGGTGAAGATATGAAGTTATCGAACTTGTGTGAAAGTTTCACGAACACGTTTAGAGTACTTGATATAAGGCACAAAGCAGACAGTCGAGATGATGGACCATAATAATGATTTTACTGCCATATCATCTTCTATGGGGGCAAAGCCAAAAGTCTTAATACCTAATAATAGGTGGATAAATAACCAAAGGATAAATAAGCGAGGGAAGTTTCTTGCACGATAAAAAAATTGTCTTAATAAGTATGCTGTAAAGCCAAACATAATCCAGGTGGTTAATACTGAAAGATACCAAGCAGATATTGAGTGGAAAGAATGTAGGTGGATTAAGGAAAAGTTGGAAATATAGTCTTGGAGATAAAGTATAGATCTTATGCCAGAACCAATCACTGACAAGATCATATAAGCCAATGGCGCAAGTAGCCATCCAGTTATAGGCGCCTTTCCTGAAAGGTTATTCTGCGTGTTTGCTTTGAGATCAAATTTCATTAATTAATTATTCCTACTCGTATGTATAGAACTAAACGGGATATTATCACAAACTTTGTTATTATTTATTTAGCTACAAAAGTGAAAGTGATTTTTATTAATAAAAAAGCAGATAAAAATAGGATAGGGTTATGGCAATTAAACTCAATGTTGGGATTATCGGATATGGCTATGCAAGTAAAACCTTTCATGCTCCGCTAATAACAACAACCGAAGGCTTAAATCTCAGGGCAATTTCAAGCTCTGATGAAAATAAAGTCAAACAAGATTTTCCTCACATCACGGTTTATGCAGACTCTCAAGTACTTATTGATGATCCCTCAATAGACTTAATCATTATCCCAACACCGAATAATACTCACTATTCGTTAGCTTCACAGGCTTTGGCAAAAGGCAAACATGTTGTTATTGATAAACCATTTACGCTGACACTAGAGGAAGCAGAAAAATTATCTCAACAAGCAACAGATACCGGTAAGCTACTTTCTGTTTTTCATAATCGCCGTTGGGATTCAGGTTTCTTAACGGTTAAAAAACTTTTAGAGGATAAAACACTCGGTGAGATTAGTGCCTATGAAGCGCATTTTGATCGGTTTCGCCCAACCGTGCGTCAACGTTGGCGAGAAGATGCCGGAATCGGTGGCGGGCTTTGGTATGATTTAGCGCCTCATGTTCTTGATCAAGCCGTTTGCCTATTTGGTGAGCCTAAAGCAATTACTGCAGATATTGCTCAATTACGTCCTAATGCAAAAAATGCCGATTATTTTCATGCATTATTAGAGTATGACAATCTTAAAGTTATTCTTCACGCGTCTATGTTAGTTGCATCCCCAACACCTATTTTTACTATTCATGGGACAAAAGGAAGTTATGTTAAGTATGGTTTAGATACTCAAGAAGATGCATTAAAAGCCGGTTCTCTTCCTAATCAAACTTATAATTGGGGAATGGATAATAAAGATGGTGAATTAACAACATTATCAGCATCTGGTGAATTAGAGACAACCACACTTATTACACTCCCTGGTAATTATCCCGCGTATTATCAACAAATTTATCGTGCAATTACATTAGGTGAAGAAAACCCCGTGACGCCAATACAAGCAACGGCCATTATGCGTTTGATTGAAGCGGGCGAAATTTCAAATCGGTTAAAACAAACTATTACGCTATAAGCTAAAGGGAGCGCTAAATCTAATGTCTTGGTGGCAAAAATTAAAACTAGATCCTTTTCTCATGATAATGATTTGTGTGGTGACACTAGCAACACTATTACCCGCACAAGGAGATATTAAAGTCCTGTTTCAATATCTAACAACAGGCGCCATTGCGCTGCTTTTCTTCTTGCATGGTGCAAAGCTTTCTAGAGAGGCAATACTGGCAGGGCTTGGGCATTGGCGATTACATTTAACTGTCTTTGCTAGCACTTTTATTCTTTTCCCTATTTTGGGGCTAGGGTTACAAGTGATTGTGCCAGAATGGATGTCACCGACAGTCTATATGGGTTTTTTATACCTTTGTGCTCTTCCTGCAACCGTTCAATCAGCCATTGCTTTTACTTCTGTGGCAGGGGGAAATGTAGCCGCAGCTATTTGTAGTGCATCAGCATCGAGTATTTTAGGCGTTTTTCTTTCACCTGTGCTGGTGGGTTTTTTAATGCAAACGCAAGGTTCAGCAGATGATTTTGATACTGCTGGAGCAATCCAGTCGATTTTACTGCAATTAATGGTGCCTTTTATTATTGGCCACTTATCTCGCCCTTTAATTGGTCGTTGGGTTGATAATCATAAAAAATTAGTCAATAGAACGGATCGCTCGTCTATTTTGCTGGTGGTCTATGTGGCATTTAGTGAAGCTGTGGTTGAAGGAATTTGGCATAAAATCGACGGTTGGTCACTATTAACGATTGCGATAGTGAGCTGTATCCTGCTAGCAATTGTCATTTTTGTGAATGTATACAGTGCAAGGTTGCTTGGTTTTAATAAAGCGGATGAAGTCACCATTGTTTTTTGCGGATCCAAAAAGAGTTTAGCAAATGGTGTACCAATGGCGAACGTGCTATTTCCTGCGGCTACGGTGGGGGTAATGTTATTGCCATTAATGATATTCCATCAGATCCAATTAATGGTTTGTGCTGTATTAGCACAGCGTTACGCTAATCGAAATAAAGAAGCTGAAAATAAGTGATTAAATTTTAGTTTTAAAGGAATTCTTACAAAAGCATCGATTTAATAAATAATCGGTGCTTTTTTGTTATTGTGGTTTTTCTTGATTATTTTCTTCAGACAAGGAGGTCCGCTTTGATTTAAAAGGAAGGGGTAAACCAAGAACAGTATAAATTAAAAAGACGAATCCCATATTTAAATAATCTTCTTTATTATTTTTTACAATAACATTTGGCTCACATTCACTAGGCTCTAACTGTGCATTAATATTATATTTTCCCTGATACAGCTCACTGAGTATTGTCTTTGCTTTCTCAAAATCTTTATAATTAACTAATAATTTTACACCACCAATTGCTTGAGCATAGACTTGGTTATTCCAAACAATATTCTCATCTAAAAGAATAGCATCAATACCTTCAGATTGGAGAAGTCCTGCTTCAATTGATGCATCAAGCGGTGATAAGTATTGAGTTAATAATTTATAATGACCTCTTGTTGGGTGAATGTTCCACATAGTTCTTCCTTAATGATAAATAACCCCTTGTGAAAATTAATTTTAGTCTAAGAGGCATTAATAATCCCATCTATTTTTAATGAATATAAAAAAGCCATCTGATTAACAGATGGCTTTGATGGAAAAATCATTAAATATTAACGTGAGCTTACTTTTTTAATTAATGCGTCACGTTCAGTTTGGCTAATAAACGCCATTTTTAAACCATTAATTTGAGTTTGACGAATTTGCTCTGGTGTTAATCCCGCCGCAGGTGCTGCAACGTTATATTCGTGTTTTAATTCAATGCCTTCAACCGCAGGATCATCTGTATTAAGCGATGCAATAATACCATGCTCTAAGAAGGTTTTTAGAGGATGTTCTGCTAATGAATTGATAGTGCTGGTTTGAATATTTGAGGTTAAGCAAGACTCAATACCAATTTGATGCTCTGCAAGGTAATCCATTAAACGAGGATCTTCAATAGCCTTAACACCATGACCGATACGACTTGCGCCTAATTCTTTAATTGCGTGCCAGATGCTTTCAGCACCCGCAGCTTCACCAGCATGAACTGTAATATTCCAGCTTGTGTCACGAGCTCGATTAAAATGAGGTTGGAATAAGTGACCCGGAAAACCTAATTCGTCACCCGCTAAATCAAGTGCGGTAATTCTATCCTGATGTTTCAATAATCCATTTAATTCTTGTTGGCAAGCATCTTCACCAAAAGTACGGCTTAAAATACCGATTAAACGAATATCTACATCGTGGGATTGCAGTGCACTTTGTACACCATCAACAATGGCTTCCACGACACCTTCAACAGGTAACTGGTGTTTCATTGCCATGTAATAAGGCGAGAATCGCAGCTCGGCGTAATCAATCCCCGCATTAACCACATCCACTACGTTTTCATAAGCAACACGATGACACGCATCTAAGTCTGCTAAAACCGCCACTCCCCAATCTAATTTTTGTAAGAAGCTCACAAGACTTGGCTCATTCTTTGTAATTTGTACATGAGGACGCAAAGCTTCTAATTCATAAGCGGGGAGCGCAATATTGTGTTTTTTTGCTAAATCTAAAATAGTTTGTGGGCGGATATTACCATCTAAATGACGATGTAAATCGGTTAAAGGCAACTGTGTGTCAATCACGTGTTATTTTCCTTTTTAATAGAAATAATGAAAATCTATCGTTTATAGTGATTTTCTTATAATCGGGTAAATATAAATGAGTTGCAGATTATTATGACTGATTTTTATTTCATTCACTAATAAATAAACTTAAATTGGCTATTTTTAAAACTAAAAATGCAGTTTTCTC
This portion of the Proteus vulgaris genome encodes:
- a CDS encoding bile acid:sodium symporter family protein, whose translation is MSWWQKLKLDPFLMIMICVVTLATLLPAQGDIKVLFQYLTTGAIALLFFLHGAKLSREAILAGLGHWRLHLTVFASTFILFPILGLGLQVIVPEWMSPTVYMGFLYLCALPATVQSAIAFTSVAGGNVAAAICSASASSILGVFLSPVLVGFLMQTQGSADDFDTAGAIQSILLQLMVPFIIGHLSRPLIGRWVDNHKKLVNRTDRSSILLVVYVAFSEAVVEGIWHKIDGWSLLTIAIVSCILLAIVIFVNVYSARLLGFNKADEVTIVFCGSKKSLANGVPMANVLFPAATVGVMLLPLMIFHQIQLMVCAVLAQRYANRNKEAENK
- a CDS encoding putative signal transducing protein; the protein is MWNIHPTRGHYKLLTQYLSPLDASIEAGLLQSEGIDAILLDENIVWNNQVYAQAIGGVKLLVNYKDFEKAKTILSELYQGKYNINAQLEPSECEPNVIVKNNKEDYLNMGFVFLIYTVLGLPLPFKSKRTSLSEENNQEKPQ
- the add gene encoding adenosine deaminase; translation: MIDTQLPLTDLHRHLDGNIRPQTILDLAKKHNIALPAYELEALRPHVQITKNEPSLVSFLQKLDWGVAVLADLDACHRVAYENVVDVVNAGIDYAELRFSPYYMAMKHQLPVEGVVEAIVDGVQSALQSHDVDIRLIGILSRTFGEDACQQELNGLLKHQDRITALDLAGDELGFPGHLFQPHFNRARDTSWNITVHAGEAAGAESIWHAIKELGASRIGHGVKAIEDPRLMDYLAEHQIGIESCLTSNIQTSTINSLAEHPLKTFLEHGIIASLNTDDPAVEGIELKHEYNVAAPAAGLTPEQIRQTQINGLKMAFISQTERDALIKKVSSR